Proteins encoded in a region of the Mucilaginibacter sabulilitoris genome:
- a CDS encoding transglutaminase family protein: MPEFKIQHITRYTYEGSVRDSANQIILFPIKDEYQDIVKQEVHITGNPVVDTHIDYYGNEVGSFTYSEPHSVLLINSKLEVTTRQRPLPINDIFPEQQWEDLKRLQYMVPYIDFLKQEYFEGLPELQAIVEQERSKDETPYQITLRFCNYVYQNFEYIKGVTTVETTLDEVWKLKAGVCQDFAHILMVMLRLLKIPARYVSGYICTNSSNMRGEGATHAWAEAYIPDYGWLGIDPTNNCIANETHVRLAVGRNFSDCSPVKGVYKGSSGHKLEVSVTVDDKNAFAYDDKVVHETSPLQQVTEYPKNSYQRYMEIIQQQQQQQ, encoded by the coding sequence ATGCCTGAATTTAAAATACAACACATAACCCGGTATACCTACGAGGGGTCCGTACGCGACAGTGCTAACCAGATCATTCTCTTCCCCATAAAGGACGAGTATCAGGATATTGTAAAACAGGAAGTACATATAACCGGCAACCCGGTTGTTGATACGCATATTGACTACTACGGCAACGAAGTAGGCAGTTTTACCTATAGCGAACCACATTCCGTATTGCTCATTAACTCTAAACTTGAGGTTACTACCAGGCAAAGGCCACTCCCCATAAACGATATTTTTCCGGAACAACAATGGGAAGACCTGAAACGCCTGCAATACATGGTACCCTATATTGACTTTTTAAAACAGGAATACTTTGAGGGACTACCCGAATTGCAGGCTATTGTGGAACAGGAAAGATCAAAAGACGAAACACCTTATCAGATAACCCTCCGTTTTTGCAATTACGTGTACCAGAATTTTGAATATATTAAGGGGGTTACCACGGTTGAAACCACACTTGATGAAGTATGGAAATTAAAGGCCGGCGTTTGCCAGGATTTCGCACATATTTTAATGGTGATGCTCCGGTTGTTAAAAATACCTGCACGTTATGTTAGTGGCTACATCTGCACCAATAGCAGCAACATGCGCGGCGAAGGGGCCACTCATGCCTGGGCCGAAGCCTATATACCTGATTATGGCTGGTTGGGTATTGATCCTACTAACAACTGCATTGCAAACGAAACCCATGTACGCCTGGCAGTTGGCCGTAATTTTTCAGACTGCTCTCCTGTAAAAGGTGTATATAAGGGATCATCGGGCCACAAACTTGAAGTTTCAGTAACCGTTGATGACAAAAACGCGTTTGCTTATGACGACAAAGTTGTTCATGAAACAAGCCCCTTGCAGCAGGTCACCGAATACCCTAAAAATAGTTACCAGCGATATATGGAAATTATACAGCAGCAACAGCAGCAACAGTAA
- a CDS encoding pyridoxal phosphate-dependent aminotransferase produces MSISVLAQNLRGSEIIKIAGEINELKRQGQNIANLTIGDFDSNIYPIPAELKAGIVEAYAQNQTNYPPADGMLNLRQSVSTLLKNRYNLDYSANEILISGGSRPLIYSTFLALVNPGEKVVFPLPSWNNNHYSDLLNADAVMIPTTAENNFMPTADEIRPHLKGAALLALCSPLNPTGTMFGKKDLEEICDLVIAENKSRAKGEKPLYLMYDQIYSQLTFGDFKHYDPVTLRPELKDYTIFIDGASKCFASTGVRVGWGFGPAHVIDNMKAIVGHMGAWSPKAEQVAMASFITNDAAVDNYLNDIKGKIQNSLNTLHEGFQALKAEGFHVDSIIPMGAIYLTLKIDYAGKTTPDGTVLKDSADINFYLIKEAKVALVPFSAFGTDDNVNWFRASVGASTLQDIQQLIPRVREALSKLK; encoded by the coding sequence ATGAGTATTTCTGTATTAGCTCAAAATTTGCGCGGCTCTGAAATTATTAAGATAGCCGGCGAGATCAATGAATTAAAACGCCAGGGTCAGAATATAGCCAATTTAACTATAGGTGATTTTGATTCCAATATTTACCCTATACCGGCCGAACTGAAAGCAGGCATTGTTGAGGCTTACGCCCAAAATCAAACCAACTATCCCCCGGCCGATGGCATGCTTAACCTTCGTCAAAGCGTATCTACGCTTTTAAAGAACCGTTATAATCTTGATTATTCAGCCAATGAAATATTAATATCGGGTGGTTCACGTCCGCTTATTTACTCTACTTTTTTGGCACTAGTTAACCCGGGCGAAAAGGTGGTCTTCCCGCTGCCGTCGTGGAACAACAACCATTACAGTGACCTCCTGAACGCCGATGCGGTAATGATACCTACCACTGCCGAAAATAACTTTATGCCTACGGCCGATGAAATTCGTCCGCATTTAAAGGGAGCAGCTTTGCTGGCTTTGTGTTCGCCGTTAAACCCAACCGGTACCATGTTTGGCAAAAAAGACCTTGAAGAGATCTGCGACCTGGTTATTGCCGAAAACAAGAGCCGTGCTAAAGGCGAAAAACCACTTTACCTGATGTATGACCAGATATACTCGCAATTAACCTTTGGCGATTTTAAACATTACGACCCGGTTACCCTGCGTCCCGAACTGAAGGATTATACCATATTTATTGATGGCGCATCCAAGTGTTTCGCGTCAACAGGAGTAAGGGTAGGCTGGGGCTTTGGCCCGGCACATGTTATTGATAACATGAAGGCCATTGTAGGGCACATGGGGGCATGGTCGCCAAAAGCTGAGCAGGTAGCAATGGCCAGCTTTATAACCAATGATGCGGCGGTAGATAATTACCTGAATGATATTAAAGGTAAAATACAAAACAGCTTAAATACCCTGCATGAAGGTTTTCAGGCATTAAAAGCCGAAGGGTTTCATGTAGATTCCATTATCCCGATGGGGGCTATTTATCTTACACTTAAAATCGATTACGCCGGCAAAACCACACCAGATGGCACAGTGCTGAAAGACTCGGCCGATATTAATTTTTACCTCATTAAAGAAGCTAAGGTGGCGTTGGTTCCGTTCTCTGCATTTGGCACCGATGATAATGTGAACTGGTTCCGCGCATCGGTAGGGGCAAGTACCCTGCAGGATATTCAGCAACTTATACCAAGGGTAAGAGAAGCCCTTTCAAAACTTAAATAA
- a CDS encoding acyltransferase family protein → MNKSSTRFLSLDVFRGMTICFMIIVNTPGSGATAFSPLEHAAWHGFTPTDLVFPSFLFAVGNAMSFSMKRYLEMGNAAVLSKIFRRTLLIFIIGYLMYWFPFFNFKGGHISLSPISDTRIMGVLQRIALCYCFASLMIHFLTKKSVVILSVLFLIGYWALLLVFGDPNDPLSITGNAGIFLDKYILGDSHMYHGEKIAFDPEGILSTIPAIVNVIVGYYAGKFIQQKGKGYDVISKMLLIGCLFIFLALCWNMVFPINKKLWTSSFVLVTTGLDLVILSFLVYALEINSWNKWNWTRFFTILGKNPLPIYILSEILVILLYMLTVKGTSFYDWVNSSVYQVIAPGAIGSLLFAISYMLVCWFVGWILDKKKIYIRV, encoded by the coding sequence ATGAATAAATCATCAACGCGATTTTTATCGCTGGATGTGTTTCGCGGTATGACCATTTGTTTCATGATCATAGTAAATACACCCGGCAGCGGAGCGACTGCATTTTCGCCACTTGAACATGCCGCATGGCATGGTTTTACCCCTACCGATCTGGTATTCCCATCGTTCTTATTCGCAGTAGGCAATGCTATGAGTTTTTCTATGAAACGTTACCTTGAAATGGGCAATGCTGCCGTTTTAAGTAAAATATTCAGGCGCACATTGCTTATTTTTATAATAGGTTATCTCATGTATTGGTTCCCCTTCTTTAATTTTAAGGGCGGCCATATTTCGTTGTCGCCTATTTCGGATACCCGTATTATGGGCGTATTACAGCGCATAGCCCTGTGCTATTGTTTCGCATCGCTTATGATACATTTCCTGACTAAAAAATCGGTTGTTATTTTATCAGTATTGTTTTTAATAGGATACTGGGCCTTACTATTGGTTTTTGGCGACCCTAATGATCCGCTGAGCATTACAGGCAACGCGGGTATATTTCTTGATAAATACATACTTGGCGACAGTCACATGTATCATGGCGAAAAAATAGCGTTCGACCCCGAGGGTATCCTAAGTACAATACCAGCTATTGTTAATGTAATTGTGGGCTATTATGCAGGTAAATTTATACAGCAAAAAGGCAAAGGGTACGATGTTATTTCAAAAATGCTGCTTATCGGCTGTCTGTTCATATTTTTAGCGCTTTGCTGGAATATGGTGTTCCCGATCAACAAAAAACTATGGACAAGCTCATTTGTTCTGGTAACTACAGGGCTTGATCTGGTGATCCTTTCCTTTCTGGTATATGCACTGGAAATTAATAGCTGGAATAAATGGAACTGGACCCGCTTTTTTACCATTTTAGGTAAAAACCCACTGCCTATTTATATACTTTCAGAAATATTGGTGATACTTCTTTACATGCTAACCGTAAAGGGAACATCCTTTTATGATTGGGTTAACAGTTCTGTTTACCAGGTTATAGCCCCAGGAGCCATTGGCTCATTATTATTTGCCATAAGCTATATGCTTGTTTGCTGGTTTGTGGGCTGGATACTAGATAAAAAGAAGATATATATCCGGGTGTAA
- a CDS encoding alpha-E domain-containing protein, producing the protein MLSRVAASFYWLSRYIERSDGMLRMLKINYASSQDAVQEFTWEPVIRIFAGLDAAEADQLENDSRSVLKYMVTGKNNPNSILNIITLARENARGVQEHITKDLWQCLNEYYHTVKDPRLERYLQREDPIGVLDVLIKQIMLYYGTVEITMERGEGRSFMNIGKYLERAIQSVDILDTKFSSVSDNPDLLTDTTYWKHLLLSLGGYELYLKTYRVGFEAENILEQVVLNNDFPRSVIYSVNNIQRYFDRLKNDTTVDTYREMSFQIGRLQSRIKYSSVRSIRQEGLHTFLTQIRNELFGIGNSLNEYYFANS; encoded by the coding sequence ATGTTAAGCAGGGTAGCAGCAAGTTTTTATTGGTTAAGCCGTTATATTGAGCGCAGCGATGGTATGCTGAGGATGCTCAAAATAAACTATGCATCATCTCAGGATGCCGTGCAGGAATTTACCTGGGAACCTGTGATCAGGATATTTGCAGGACTTGATGCAGCCGAGGCTGATCAGCTGGAAAATGACAGCAGGTCGGTTTTAAAATATATGGTAACGGGTAAAAACAATCCAAATTCCATATTAAACATTATTACGTTGGCACGCGAAAACGCCAGGGGCGTACAGGAACACATTACCAAAGATTTATGGCAGTGCCTCAATGAGTATTATCATACCGTAAAGGATCCACGGCTTGAACGCTACCTGCAGCGCGAGGACCCCATTGGCGTGCTCGATGTGTTGATAAAGCAGATCATGCTGTATTATGGCACGGTAGAAATTACGATGGAGCGTGGCGAAGGGCGCAGCTTCATGAATATTGGAAAATACCTGGAGCGTGCTATACAATCGGTTGATATCCTCGATACCAAATTCAGCTCGGTAAGTGACAACCCTGATTTGCTTACCGATACCACTTATTGGAAACACCTGCTGCTTTCGCTGGGTGGTTATGAACTGTACCTGAAAACATACCGTGTGGGCTTTGAGGCCGAAAACATACTGGAGCAGGTTGTTTTAAATAATGATTTTCCGCGTTCGGTTATTTATTCGGTAAATAATATACAGCGTTATTTTGACCGGCTGAAGAACGATACCACGGTGGATACTTACCGGGAAATGTCATTTCAAATAGGGCGACTGCAAAGCCGCATCAAGTATAGCTCGGTACGCAGTATCAGACAGGAGGGCTTACACACCTTCCTTACCCAGATCAGGAACGAGCTGTTTGGGATTGGTAACTCGCTGAACGAATATTATTTTGCAAATTCATAA
- a CDS encoding Gfo/Idh/MocA family protein, which yields MSSKPIVTGLMAYGMSGRIFHAPFLVTNPGFTFKAVVERHEKKAGKRYPDVISYDTIDELLNDKEIELIIVNTPNNTHFDYAMRALNAGKHVLIEKPAAVTSAEVKIMFDLGKKLGLKVLIYQNRRYDSGFLSVKDVIESGRLGQLIEVHFRLDRYRMPIGPKVFKETKDTPGNGLTYDLGAHLIDNAISLFGKPLSFVKTIGTYRPGSQVDDYFNFHLTYPNQLHVYLTSGLLIAEHTPGFIIHGTLGSFVKLRTDVQEAQLDAGMMPTDDGFGIEPEGSDGKLVLMGADNEKTVEWVPSDKGNYSGLFEAVYHTIRENALFPITQEQIAWQLELLES from the coding sequence ATGTCATCAAAACCAATAGTAACCGGCCTTATGGCCTATGGTATGTCGGGCAGGATATTTCATGCGCCGTTTTTAGTTACCAACCCGGGTTTCACATTCAAAGCGGTGGTAGAACGCCATGAAAAAAAGGCAGGAAAAAGATATCCGGATGTGATCAGCTATGATACTATTGATGAATTACTGAATGATAAGGAAATTGAACTTATCATCGTAAATACACCTAACAACACCCATTTTGATTATGCCATGAGGGCCCTTAATGCAGGCAAACATGTGCTTATTGAAAAGCCTGCGGCAGTAACATCGGCAGAAGTTAAGATCATGTTCGATCTGGGTAAAAAACTTGGGCTAAAAGTACTCATTTATCAGAACCGTAGATACGACAGCGGCTTTCTATCGGTAAAGGACGTAATTGAAAGTGGAAGACTGGGCCAATTGATAGAAGTTCATTTCAGGCTCGACAGATATCGGATGCCAATTGGGCCGAAAGTATTTAAAGAAACAAAAGATACACCGGGTAACGGGCTTACCTACGACCTCGGCGCTCATTTAATTGATAATGCAATTAGTCTGTTCGGTAAACCATTAAGTTTTGTTAAAACCATAGGTACATACAGGCCCGGCTCGCAGGTTGATGATTACTTTAACTTTCATTTAACCTATCCTAATCAATTGCATGTTTATTTAACCTCGGGGCTGCTTATTGCCGAGCATACCCCCGGCTTTATAATTCATGGTACCCTGGGAAGCTTTGTTAAGCTGCGTACCGATGTACAGGAAGCGCAGCTTGATGCCGGGATGATGCCTACCGATGATGGTTTTGGTATTGAACCTGAGGGCAGTGATGGCAAACTGGTACTTATGGGAGCCGATAATGAGAAAACTGTTGAATGGGTTCCGTCAGACAAGGGTAATTATAGCGGTTTATTTGAAGCGGTTTATCATACTATAAGAGAAAACGCGTTATTTCCAATAACCCAAGAGCAAATAGCGTGGCAGCTGGAATTGCTGGAAAGTTAA
- a CDS encoding RagB/SusD family nutrient uptake outer membrane protein yields the protein MKAKKYITIMLLGALSLSACKKSYLDKPVTGALEPQFLATEEGVNQLLIGAYAALDGQQGGDAAIGGGGAWEASPDNWIYGGVVGGDASKGSIAGDQQQIEPMMKYNADASNGFFDSKWRADYEGISRTNNTLKITAQVPKITDEAKTNIIAQARFLRGHYYFDLKKMFNNVPYMDETTTSINQPNTADIWPKIEADFKYAYDNLPPTQSDVGRANKWAAGAYLAKTYLYEHKYAEAKVVFDAVIAQGVTANGQKYALNARFNDNFRTTTNNSAESVFAVQAAANADPNGPSNANNGDMLNFPYGNSSPFSCCGFYQPSIDLVNHFRTNSATGLPYLDDYNSHAIKNDMNIAGTQPFTPDAGTIDPRLDWTAGRRGIPYLDWGLHPGDGWVRDQAYAGPYSPIKNVYGQAEQETNGDNLSWAPGSGINYNLIRYADVLLMAAEVEAQLGNLIKAEDYVNMVRNRAANPTGWVHTYKNNAKPTSGFTTTPAANYKISPYPGGAFASKDFALKAIYFERKIELAMEGHRFFDLVRWGIADTELNAYIAFQSTQTNDVKGGKFLKGKNEYYPIPQLEIDLSATGGAAVLKQNPGYH from the coding sequence ATGAAAGCTAAGAAATATATTACAATAATGTTGTTAGGTGCATTGTCGCTTAGCGCATGTAAAAAATCATATTTGGATAAGCCTGTTACCGGAGCGCTCGAACCTCAGTTTTTGGCAACGGAAGAAGGCGTTAACCAGTTACTTATTGGTGCTTACGCCGCTTTAGACGGGCAACAGGGCGGCGATGCGGCCATTGGAGGCGGTGGCGCCTGGGAAGCATCACCTGATAACTGGATTTATGGAGGAGTTGTAGGTGGGGATGCTTCAAAAGGAAGTATAGCCGGCGATCAGCAGCAGATTGAACCCATGATGAAATACAACGCCGATGCCAGTAACGGCTTTTTTGACAGCAAGTGGAGAGCAGATTATGAAGGCATTTCCCGCACTAACAATACTTTAAAGATAACTGCCCAGGTACCCAAAATAACAGACGAGGCAAAAACCAACATCATTGCACAGGCTCGGTTTTTACGTGGCCATTATTACTTCGACCTTAAAAAGATGTTTAATAATGTGCCTTATATGGATGAAACCACCACTTCAATTAACCAGCCAAATACAGCCGACATCTGGCCTAAAATTGAGGCTGATTTTAAATATGCTTATGATAATTTGCCTCCCACACAATCCGATGTGGGCCGCGCCAACAAATGGGCTGCAGGCGCATACTTAGCTAAAACATATCTGTACGAGCACAAATATGCCGAAGCAAAAGTTGTCTTTGATGCGGTAATTGCACAGGGTGTAACCGCCAATGGACAAAAGTATGCTCTAAACGCACGTTTTAATGACAATTTCAGAACCACTACCAATAACAGCGCCGAATCGGTGTTTGCGGTACAGGCAGCAGCCAATGCCGACCCTAATGGTCCTTCAAATGCCAATAACGGCGACATGCTGAACTTCCCTTACGGAAACAGTAGTCCGTTTAGCTGTTGCGGGTTTTATCAGCCATCAATTGATCTGGTAAACCATTTTCGCACTAATTCAGCCACCGGCCTGCCTTACCTGGATGATTATAACAGTCATGCCATTAAAAACGACATGAATATAGCAGGAACTCAACCCTTTACACCTGATGCCGGAACAATAGATCCGCGTTTGGACTGGACAGCCGGCCGTCGCGGCATTCCGTATCTTGACTGGGGCTTACACCCCGGTGATGGTTGGGTAAGAGATCAGGCTTACGCAGGACCCTACTCACCTATTAAAAACGTATATGGCCAGGCCGAGCAGGAAACCAACGGTGATAACCTTTCATGGGCGCCAGGCTCAGGGATTAACTATAACCTGATACGCTATGCTGATGTATTATTAATGGCTGCCGAAGTGGAAGCACAATTAGGTAACCTCATAAAAGCCGAGGACTATGTAAATATGGTACGTAACAGGGCTGCAAACCCAACGGGCTGGGTGCATACTTATAAAAATAATGCTAAGCCAACTTCCGGGTTTACCACAACACCAGCTGCCAATTATAAAATAAGCCCATATCCGGGCGGCGCTTTTGCAAGTAAGGATTTTGCGCTTAAAGCCATTTATTTTGAACGTAAAATTGAGCTCGCAATGGAAGGTCACCGCTTTTTTGACCTGGTGCGCTGGGGAATTGCCGATACTGAGCTTAACGCTTATATCGCTTTCCAAAGCACCCAAACCAACGATGTTAAAGGTGGCAAATTCTTAAAAGGTAAAAACGAATACTATCCCATACCCCAACTCGAAATTGATTTAAGTGCCACCGGAGGTGCCGCGGTACTTAAGCAAAACCCGGGTTATCATTAA
- a CDS encoding TlpA family protein disulfide reductase, which produces MKKIYLFLCLLIAAGCTQAQTLGANSGIPPYHILTTDSVYVTPANLKKNKPVMIIYFAPDCSHCQHLMYDLKPELKQLQNVQIVMITFVNQLKAIQVFQRDFDLTKYHNITIGTEGYTYVVQKYYQIQNTPFIAIYDKNGKISKTYNKVPTIPVLMQAVKKV; this is translated from the coding sequence ATGAAAAAGATATACTTATTCCTTTGTTTACTTATTGCAGCTGGCTGTACCCAGGCTCAAACACTTGGTGCAAATTCGGGGATTCCGCCTTATCATATATTAACTACCGATAGTGTTTATGTTACCCCGGCTAACCTGAAAAAGAATAAACCGGTAATGATCATTTATTTTGCACCTGATTGCAGTCATTGCCAGCACCTGATGTACGACCTTAAACCGGAGCTTAAACAATTGCAGAATGTGCAAATAGTGATGATAACTTTTGTTAACCAGCTTAAAGCTATCCAGGTTTTTCAGCGCGATTTTGATTTGACCAAGTATCATAATATCACGATAGGAACTGAAGGCTATACCTACGTGGTGCAGAAATATTATCAGATACAAAATACACCTTTTATTGCCATTTATGATAAAAATGGCAAAATATCAAAAACCTATAATAAAGTGCCAACCATCCCGGTGCTGATGCAGGCAGTTAAAAAGGTTTAA
- a CDS encoding DUF4142 domain-containing protein, whose product MKRLSLMMMFVLSAWMFQACNNAAKTDSKESADSTNEVKDTTTTGATGIAVDEGDAKFATDAANGGMAEVAVGKVAEQKAVNQKVKDFAAMMVKDHSKANDELMAIAKAKNITLPAAPSDDKQKELADLSAKSASDFDKAYVDAMVDGHQKTIAMFEDAAKNCKDAELKAFATNTLPIIKGHLAEIEAIKKGMK is encoded by the coding sequence ATGAAAAGATTAAGTTTAATGATGATGTTCGTGCTATCGGCATGGATGTTTCAGGCATGTAATAACGCTGCCAAAACCGACAGTAAAGAAAGTGCCGACAGTACCAATGAAGTTAAGGACACTACAACAACGGGCGCCACAGGAATAGCCGTTGATGAGGGCGACGCCAAGTTCGCTACCGACGCCGCCAATGGTGGTATGGCCGAAGTAGCAGTAGGCAAAGTTGCTGAACAAAAAGCCGTTAATCAAAAAGTGAAAGATTTTGCAGCAATGATGGTAAAAGATCATAGCAAAGCAAATGATGAGCTTATGGCCATTGCCAAAGCAAAAAATATTACGTTACCCGCTGCACCGAGCGATGATAAACAAAAAGAACTAGCAGATCTTTCTGCAAAATCGGCAAGTGATTTTGATAAAGCCTATGTAGATGCCATGGTTGATGGTCACCAAAAAACAATCGCTATGTTTGAAGATGCTGCAAAAAATTGCAAAGATGCCGAACTAAAAGCCTTTGCAACCAATACATTACCCATTATAAAAGGACATTTGGCTGAAATTGAAGCTATTAAAAAAGGTATGAAATAA
- a CDS encoding circularly permuted type 2 ATP-grasp protein has product MEESGYFNQYNPINGVWDEMYGTNCNVRDHYRKVIEYISKESAEDLNKKEELAKSLFMSQGITFTVYSSGEGIEKIFPFDIIPRIITSGEWAFVEKGIKQRLTALNLFLKDIYHNQFIIKDGIVPIDIIYSCPHFLREMYQLKVPYDIYVHISGIDLIRDEDGTFYVLEDNLRTPSGVSYMLENREITKRLFPDLLPQCGVRSVTEYPAILYKNLLALSPRQIQNPTIVLLSPGIYNSAYFEHTTLARLMGVELVEGRDLVVNNHKVYMKTTTGLQQVDVIYRRVDDEYLDPLVFNPASMLGVAGIMGAYRKGNVAIVNAVGTGVADDKAVYVYVPDMIRYYLNEEPILKNVPTHQLGNTDEREHVFKNLNKMVVKKTNGSGGYGMLMGHAASEQEIDDYKKEILKDPRNFIAQPTISLSAAPCYMQGSLKPRRIDLRPYALYGPDGIEIVPGGLTRVALKEGSLVVNSSQGGGSKDTWVLSPPAP; this is encoded by the coding sequence ATGGAAGAATCAGGATATTTTAACCAATACAACCCAATTAATGGCGTTTGGGATGAAATGTATGGCACTAATTGCAATGTCCGCGATCATTATCGCAAGGTAATTGAATATATTTCAAAAGAATCAGCAGAAGACCTGAACAAAAAAGAGGAATTAGCCAAGAGTTTGTTCATGAGCCAGGGTATTACTTTTACAGTTTATAGCAGTGGCGAGGGCATTGAAAAAATATTTCCTTTTGATATTATTCCACGCATTATTACCTCGGGTGAATGGGCTTTTGTAGAAAAAGGCATCAAACAAAGACTTACTGCCCTTAACCTTTTTCTTAAAGACATTTACCACAATCAGTTTATTATAAAAGATGGCATAGTGCCAATCGACATTATATACTCGTGCCCGCATTTTTTGCGCGAAATGTATCAGCTTAAGGTACCTTATGATATTTATGTACATATATCAGGCATAGACCTGATACGCGATGAGGATGGCACTTTTTATGTTCTGGAAGATAACCTGCGTACCCCATCGGGCGTAAGCTACATGCTCGAAAACCGTGAGATCACCAAACGTCTTTTCCCCGATCTGTTGCCTCAATGCGGGGTTCGCAGCGTAACAGAATATCCGGCCATACTGTACAAAAACTTACTGGCGTTGTCGCCGCGGCAAATACAAAACCCAACGATAGTTTTGCTGAGCCCAGGCATTTACAATTCGGCCTATTTTGAGCATACCACACTTGCCCGGCTAATGGGCGTTGAGCTGGTTGAAGGGCGCGACCTGGTAGTTAATAACCACAAGGTATATATGAAAACCACTACCGGCCTGCAGCAGGTTGATGTAATATACCGCCGTGTCGATGATGAATATCTTGATCCGCTGGTATTCAACCCGGCGAGTATGCTTGGCGTAGCTGGTATTATGGGCGCTTACCGCAAAGGCAATGTTGCCATAGTAAATGCCGTTGGCACCGGTGTCGCCGACGACAAAGCGGTGTATGTTTACGTGCCCGACATGATCCGCTATTACCTCAACGAGGAACCTATTCTTAAAAACGTGCCCACCCATCAGTTGGGCAATACCGATGAACGCGAACACGTGTTTAAAAACCTCAATAAAATGGTGGTTAAAAAAACCAACGGCAGCGGCGGCTATGGCATGCTTATGGGGCATGCAGCGTCTGAGCAGGAAATTGACGATTACAAAAAGGAGATATTAAAAGATCCGCGCAATTTTATAGCGCAGCCAACCATCAGTCTTTCGGCGGCGCCCTGCTATATGCAGGGTTCATTGAAGCCCCGTCGTATTGATCTGAGGCCCTATGCGCTTTATGGCCCCGACGGTATTGAGATAGTCCCCGGGGGCCTTACACGGGTTGCCCTTAAAGAAGGCTCATTAGTGGTAAACAGCTCGCAGGGTGGCGGCAGCAAAGATACATGGGTACTAAGCCCTCCGGCCCCCTAA